The genomic segment GAGACGACGATCGGCAGGTACAGGGTGATGGGCCGTACGCCGCCGAGCTCCGCGCTGTCCTCCCGCATGGAGGGGATGAGGCCGAGTACGACGAGCAGGACCGGGGCGAACGCGAGCGCGAAGAACACGACGATCGGCTCGCGGAGGAAGAGTCTGGTCTCGGTGGCGGTGAGCCGGAGCAAGGGGGACACGGCGGGACTCCTCGGGATTCGGCGGGTGGCCGGTGAGCGCGGCTGCGGGTTCTACAGGCCGGTGGGCGGAGTTCAGGGTTCGACGGGGTGGCCCGTGAGGGCGACGAACGCGTCCTCCAACGAGACCTGTTCGACCCGCAGGCCGAGCGTGGTGATCCGCCGGTCGGCGAGCAGCGTGGCCACGGCGGACAGCGAGTCCTGCTTGCCGGTGACGACGACCTGCGGACCGGCCCATTCGACGGAGTCGACCTCCGGGAGCGCGGCCAGTGCGGCCAACACGGTCTCGTCCGGCGGCCCGGACGGCCGGAACCGGATCCGCTGCCCCTGGTCGAACCGCGACACCAGCCCGGCCGGGGTGTCGAGCGCGACGACCCGGCCCGTGTCGATCACGGCCAGCCGGTCACAGAGCCGTTCCGCCTCGTCCATGAAGTGCGTGACCAGCAGGATCGTCACGCCCCGGTCGCGGATGCGCTCGATGAGGCCCCACACGTCGCGGCGCGCCTGCGGGTCGAGACCTGTCGTGAGCTCGTCGAGCACCGCCACCCGAGGGGTGCCGAGCAGCGCGAGGGCGATCGACAGCCGCTGCTTCTGCCCGCCGGACAGCCGCCGGAACTGCGTGCCGAGCTTGCCGGTGAGGCCGAGGATCTCGGCCAGCTCCCGCCAGTCGGCCGGCCGGCGGTAGAAGGAGCTGTACAACTCCAGAGCCTCCCCGACCTCGAGCTTGTCGGGCAGCTCGCTCTCCTGGAGCTGCACGCCGAGCAGCTGCCGCAGTTCGGGGTCGTCGTCGCGCGGGTCGATGCCGCAGACGCTGATCTTTCCGCTGTCCGGGGTGCGCAGCCCCTCGACGCACTCGACGGTCGTGGTCTTGCCCGCCCCGTTGGGACCCAGGATGCCGAAGATCTCGCCCTGCTCGACGGCGAAACTGACCCCGTTGAGCACGGAGTGGTCGCCGTAGCGCTTGACGAGGTTCTCCACCTCGATGATTGCCATGGCAGCAGCGTGGCAGCGGGCGCCCGTGCGCCGGATCGACCGGACGGCCACATCCACCGCGTCCCGCATCGTTCTGGCGTACCCCCGGCTCGGAGGCGCCCCGCCTCAGCGGCGCAGGCGGGCCCGTACGAGAACCGCGTCGTGGTCCGTGTAGGTGGCGGGCTCGACCGTCACCTCGGGCGCGGCGAGGTTGCCGTACACGTGCTGGATGCCAGGGGACTGGGTGGCGGCGTCGTCCGTCAGCGTCCACATGCCCCCGGGGGCGCAGGAGGCGTGGCGGTTGACGTCACCGGCGAAGATCGTCCGGCGGCCCCGCTCGGCGAGGACCGCGGCGAGTTCGGCGCACTGCACCGAGTTGGTGCTGCCGGCGGCCTCGCCGTCGGTCGACAGGTGGCTGCCGCACACGTTCACCCCGCGAGCCGTGGTGACGCACAGCCAGCGACGCTCCTCGACACCGCTGAACACCGAGTAAGCGGCGTCCTCGGAGGAGCGGATGGCGTCCTTCGTGAGGACCGCGTTGCCGAAGACACCGCGCCCGGTGGGCGTCTTGCAGTCCAGCGGCGCGCCCCGGTAGACGACCGTGGCGAACCGGTACCGGTAGCCGGTACGCGCGGCGATCTCGGCGACGTCGGCGCTGCACGCCTCGTTGAGGGTGACGGCGTCGACGCGGTGGGCCCGGACGCGGTCGACGACCTCGTCGAGGACCTTCGGGTACTCGGTGCGGGCGTAACAGCCCGCGTACCCGCTGGAGCACAGGTTCATCTGGAGCAGCGAGAACGCCGCCCGGTCGCCCCGCCCGCCGTGCGCGGAGGCGTGCGAGCCGTGCGCCCCGCGCGACGGGCCGGACGGGCCGGACGGGTGTCCGGCGGCCGAGGCGGCGGTGGGCGGGACCAGGACCGCGGCGAACGCCAGCAGGGCGAGAGTGAGGGCGCGCAGGCGCGCCGCCGTGAAGTGGATCATGACGCGAGTGTGCTGACCGGCCGGTGGCGTGAGAAGTGGTGCGGGGATCTGTTCACCGATGGTTCCGGAGGCCGTCACCGGCCACCGGAACCGGCCACCCGCCGTTGCCCCGCACGCAATCCCTCGTCCGCCCGGCCCCCTGCCCGCGGGACGTCTCAGATCCCGAGCACGTCCTTGATGGTGCGCAGGACGCCCTCGTCGGTGTGGGCCGGGGCCGTGTGGCGGGCGCGGCGGAGGATGTCCGGGTGGGCGTTGGCCATGGCGAACGACCAGTCGGCGGTGTCGAGCATCTCCAGGTCGTTGAGGTAGTCCCCGAAGACCATGGTCTGCTCCGGTCCGATGCCCAGGCGCTGCTGGAGGCGGCGCACGGCAGCGCCCTTGTCGGCGGTGCGGTTCATGACGTCGATCCAGAGCTCGCCCGAGACGACCACCTGATGGGTGTCGGAAAACGCTTCCAGGGCGCGGGCGGCGCCGTTCTCTGCCCCTCCGAAGTCGAGGACGGCGACCTTGATGATCTCGTCGTCCACCGAGGTCGCGTCGTCCACGACGCGGTGCGCCCGGTAGTACTTGGCGACCTGGGCGAGGAACGCCTCGTCGCCGCGCTCGGTGTACGCCGAGCGCTTCCCGCAGACGACCACGCCGACGTCCCGGCCCTCCTCGGCCAGCTGCCGGACGCAGGTGACCAGCCGGGCGGAGACCGCCGGGTCGATCGGGTCGGACGACAGCTCGACACCGTCGCGTACGACGAGGGCGCCGTTCTCCGCGATGTAGACCATGCCCTCGTCCGCGCCCTCGAACAGGTGGGCCAGCGTGGCGTACTGGCGGCCGCTGGCGGGACTGAAGACGATGCCGCGACGGCCCAGTTCCTCCAGCAGGGGCCACAGGCCCACCGGTACGTTGCCGTCGGCGTCCAGCAGGGTGCCGTCCATGTCCGTGACGATGAGCCGGATGTCGGGGACGGCGGGCGGACGCGGGTCGTGGCGGGTGCTCATGGTGATCCTGGAGTTCGACGGGTGGGGCGTCCGCACCGTAACCCCCACGACGCCCGGCGGATCGGTCGGGGGCGTACTGCCCTCCGCCCGATCCGCCGGACACAGCCCGACGGGTCCCGCCGGACACGGCCTACGCGGTCTGTCCGGCCCCCGAGCCGCTCACCGACGCGGCCTTGATGCCCTTGGTGATGGTGTCCAGCACGGAGAGCTTCGGCGCCTTGGCGTTGATGTCGAACCCGGACCGGACGACCACCATCAGGTCCTTGCTGTTGGGGGAGGGGAAGGCGAGCGATTCGACGTACCCGTCGTCGCCCTTCTTCGTGACCACCTTCCAGCGCACCAGATAGCCCTTCTGGCCCGCCACGGTGACGGCCTCGGACTTGAGCTGCTGGTGGGAGGTGATGCCCTCGTAGATGTCCGATCCGTAGGACTCCTCGGCGTTGACCGAGATGTCCTTCTTCGCGGCCGCCTCGGCGGTCTTCTCCGTGTTCTTCAAGGCAGCCGCGGGGGCCGAGAACACCCCTCCGCGCACGCAACTCTGGCTGGTGTCGCCGGGGCAGGCGTACTCGCCGGTCGTCAGGTTCGCGCCGACCGTGCCGGACTCGCCGGTCCAGCCGTCCGGCACCGGCAGGCTGATGCCGCTGGCGATGTCGGTCGCGTAGCCGTCCTCGGTCGGGATCTGCGGCGACTCGGGCGCCTGGTCCTGGCCGCCGCTGCCGTCGCTTCCGCCGCCGCTCTGGCCGCTTCCGCTTCCGCCGTCACTGCCGCTGCCACCGCTCTGGCCGCCGCCCCAGCCGCCGCCGCTCTCGCCGCTGCCGCCGGATCCGCCCGGCGTGCCCTGAGGGCCGCTGCCGCCGGACGGGGGGCCGTCCGACCGCGCGACCGACGAGGCGGACTGCTTTCCGTCGCCGTGCCCCAGCGCGTACGCGCCACCACCGACGGCGGCGAGAACCACCACGCCGACGGTGACGCCGACGCCGATGCGGATACGGCGGCTACGGACGGCGGCGGGTGCCACGCGGAGCTGGTCGGTCCACTGGGTGCCGTCCCACCAGCGCTCCTGCGCGGGGCCTATTCCTGAATACCCGGGGTCTGGATGCCAGCCGGGCGGGCTCGTCTGGTTCACACGCGTACCGTATGCGGACTGAGTGAGAATCACATGAAATGGCTGGTGTCCTTTCCCTCAGCAGCGGGCGGCGCGTCCGCTGAACCCTTTGCCCGCTCAGCCCAGCAGGGCCGCCGTAGTAACGGTGACCGGCGCCGCGAGCACCGTCGAGAGCAGGATCGACTCCCGGGCCAGCCGCACGCCCGTCCCGTAGTGCGAGGCGTAGGTGAAGAGGTTCTGGGCGGCCGGAAGACCGCTGGTCACCACCACCGCGAACAGGGGCGCGCCCTCCAGCCCGAACACCCCCGCGGCGAGCGCCCAGGCGGTGAGCGGCTGGGCGAAACTCTTCAGCGCCACAGAGAGCAGCACCGGACCCCGGTCCCTGCCGCGACCGGGCAGCTCGCTGCCGCGCAGCGAGATCCCGAAGGCGAGCAGCACGCCCGGCACCGCGATGCCGGCGATCAGCGTCACCGGTTCCAGCACGGGCCCGGGGACGCGCCACCCCAGGACGCTGACCAGGACCCCGGCGAGCGAGGCCAGGACGATCGGGTTGCGGAACGGCGTGGTGAGCAGCCGGACCAGGGAGTCCCGTTCGCCGGGGCGCGAGGTCTCGATGACGGTGAGCGCCACGGGGGAGACGACCAGCTGCTGGAAGAGCAGGATCGGCGCGATGAGGGTGGCGTCCCCCAGTACGTACACGGCGATGGGGATGCCGAGGTTCCCGGCGTTGACGTAACAGGAGCAGAGGGCGCCTATCGTCGTGCGGCCCACGCTCCAGCCGCGTACGGCTCCGACGGCGACGAAGGCGCCCGCCACGACCAGGGTGGAGAGCGCGGTCACCAGCAGGGGCAGCGACACCATGACCGACAGGTCGGCCCTGGTCATCGTGGTGAACAGCAGGGCGGGTGAGGCCACGTGGAAGGAGAGCCGGGTGAGCACGGGCTGCCCGTGCTCACCCAGCAGGCCCGACCGGCCGATCAGGTAGCCGACGGCGATGATGCTCGCGATGACACCGAAACCCTCCAGGACGCCGCTCATCGGCGGCCACCGGGAGAGCGGAGGGGAGCGGGGCGGAGGGCGGCGCGGGCCGGCGATTTTCGGTGTGGCATACACGCGACGTTATGGAGCGTGGGCCCCGCCGCACAAGGCGTCACCGATCGCTCCCGCTCTTTGGTCCGACCACAGGGCGTGTGTGACATAGTCGGGCCAAGTGATCCGGGGGCCCGGGCGGCCATGCCCGTCACCGGGGCGGACGCGGACCGCCGGCGCGACCGGCCCGACCAGGGAGTGGCGGATGCCCGTCGAATGGGAACCCGTACGGCAGTCCCGTACCCATGAACTCGTCCTGCGCAGCATCGAGGAGCGGGTGTTCGCCGGGGAGCTCAAGGCGGGCGACCGCCTGCCGCCGGAGCGCGAGCTCGCCCCGGTGCTCGGCGTCAGCCGGTCCGCCCTGCGCGAGGCGCTCCGGGTGCTGGAGACCATCGGCGTCCTGGTGGCCCAGCCCGGCCGGGGGCCCGACTCCGGGGCGCGGATCGTGCGCAACCCGGACGACGCGCTCGGGCGGCTGCTCCGGCTGCACTTCGCGCTCGGCAGCTACAGCCTGGAGGACGTCATGGAGGCGCGGGTCGTCCTGGAGCGGTCCGGCTTCGAGGCCGCCGTCACCCACGCCCGCGACGAGGACCTCGACGAGGCCGAGTCCCTGGTCGCCGGAATGGCGGAGCCGGGCGTCGGCGTCACCGCCTTCAACGACCTGGACACCCGCTTCCACGTACAGATCGCCCGCTGCTCGGGGAACGCGCTGACCTCCACCCTCACCTCCGCGGTGCGCGAGTCCGTACGGCCGCTGATCCTGCGGGCGCTGGAAGAGGCCGAGGACTGGCCGGCCACCGCCGCCGCACTCAACGCCGAACACGTCGAACTGCTCCGACTGGTACGCGCCGGACGGGGAGCGGAGGCGGCCGACCTGGTCGAGCGCCACATCCGCAGCCTGCACGGCACGCTCGTCGACGACAAGGAATAGGTGGTCTTCCGCCAGGGGCGCGCGTCCCTCTTCGTCCGGGGAACTTCACTCGGAGACCCATCGAGAGTATGGTCCGACCATACAAAGGACGTAGAAAACGATCGAGGAGGCTCCATGCGCGTCGGGCTCTTCGCCACCTGTCTGGGAGACACCCTGTTTCCCGAGGCGGTGAAATCCACCGCGGTGCTGCTCGCCCGCCTGGGCCACGAGGTGGTGTTCCCGCCGGGACAGACCTGCTGCGGACAGATGCACGTCAACACCGGCTACCAGCGCGAGCCCGTACCGCTGGTCCGCAACTTCGCCGAGCAGTTCGGCGACACCTCCATCGAGGCCGTCGTCATGCCGTCCGGCTCCTGCGCGGGCTCGGTCCGCCACCAGCACCGCATCGTCGCCGAGCGGTACGGCGACGCCGCGCTGCGCGCCGGGGTCGCCACGGTCGAGGCCAAGACGTACGAACTGTCGGAGTTCCTCGTGGACGTCCTCGACGTCACCGGAGTCGGCGCGTACTTCCCGCACCGCGTCACGTACCACCCCACCTGCCACTCGCTGCGGATGCTCCGCGTCGGCGAGAAGCCGCTGCGGCTGCTGCGCGCCGTCGACTCCATCGACCTCGTGGAGCTGCCCGAGGCCGACTCCTGCTGCGGCTTCGGCGGCACCTTCGCGGTGAAGAACGCCGAGACCTCCTCCGCGATGCTCCAGGACAAGATGCGCAACATCGGCTCCACCGGCGCCGACGTCTGCACCGCCGGCGACTCCTCCTGCCTGATGCACATCGGCGGCGGGCTGCACCGCATCAAGTCCGGCACCCGCACCCTGCACCTCGCGCAGATCCTCGCCTCGACCCGTACCGCGCCCTACGCCCTGACGGAGGCCGCCGCCGTATGAGCACCTTCCTCGGTATGCCCGCCGCACCGCCCCGCTCCCCGTACGGAACGGGCAACCTGCGCGGCGAGCGGAAGTTCCCCGCCGCCGCCCACGACGAGCTGCGCAACGACCAGCTCCGCCGCAACCTCGGCAAGGCCACCCGCACCATCCGTACCAAGCGACTCAACGTCACCGGCGAACTCCCCGACTGGGAGTCGCTGCGCGACGCCGGAGCGGCGATCAAGACCGACACCATGAACCGGCTGCCCGAACTCCTGGAGCAGCTGGAGGCGAAGGTCACCGAACACGGCGGCACCGTCCACTGGGCGCGCGACGGCGCCGAGGCCAACGAGATCGTCACCCGCCTGATCAGGGCGACCGGCAGCAGCGACGTGATCAAGGTCAAGTCCATGGCCACGCAGGAGATCGGCCTCAACGAACACCTCGAATCGGTCGGCATCACGCCCTACGAGACCGACCTCGCCGAACTCATCGTGCAGCTCGCCCACGACAAGCCCTCGCACATCCTGGTCCCCGCGATCCACCGCAACCGCGACGAGATCCGGGAGATCTTCCTCAAGGAGATCCCGGGCGTCGACCCGGACCTGGACAACGTGCCCGCGCACCTCGCCGCCGCCGCGCGCGCCTATCTGCGCGAGAAGTTCATGACGACCAAGGTGGCCGTCTCCGGCGCCAACTTCGGCATCGCCGAGACCGGCACCCTCTCCGTCGTGGAGTCCGAGGGCAACGGCCGGATGTGCCTCACCCTGCCCGACACCCTGATCACGGTGATGGGCATCGAGAAGGTGCTGCCGCGCTACGCCGACCTCGAAGTCTTCCTCCAGCTCCTGCCGCGCTCCTCCACCGGCGAGCGGATGAACCCCTACACCTCGACGTGGACCGGGGTGACCCCCGGCGACGGCCCGCAGGCGTTCCACCTGGTGCTGCTCGACAACGGCCGGACCGCCGCCCTCGCCGACAAGGTCGGACGCGAGGCCCTGAACTGCATCCGCTGCTCCGCCTGCCTCAACGTCTGCCCGGTCTACGAACGCGCCGGCGGACACGCCTACGGCTCGACCTATCCCGGCCCGATCGGCGCGGTCCTCACCCCGCAGCTCGCCGGGATGCATGCCGCGAAGGACGACCCGAACAGCTCGCTGCCGTACGCCTCCAGCCTCTGCGGCGCCTGCTTCGACGCCTGTCCGGTCAAGATCGACATCCCGTCGCTGCTGGTCGAACTCCGGCACCAGAACACCGAGCAGTCCGGTACGACGGCGGAGAAGCTCGCCATGAAGGCCGCCGCCACGGTGATGAAGAGCCCGAAGCTGTTCACGGCGGCCCAGAAGGCGGCCGGACTCGGCCGGATCGTCGCCGGCAAGGACGGCACCATCGGACGGGTGCCCGCGCCCTTCGACGGCTGGAGCGACAGCCGGGACACCCCGGCCCCGCCGAAGCAGACGTTCCGCTCCTGGCTGGCCTCGGCCGAAGGCGCCGCCACGATGAAGGCGGCGGCCGACGAGGGCGCCGCCACGAACGCCGCCGACCGGCGCCCCACCGACCCGACGGAGGACGAGAAGTGACGACCGCACGCGACACCGTCCTCGGCCGGGTGCGCGACGCCCTGGCCCTCGCCCCGGCCCGCCCGGTCACCGTCCCGCGCGACTACCGCACCGGACGCACCCTCCCCGACGCCGAACGGCTCGACCTCCTCACCGACCGGCTGGTCGACTACAAGGCGCGGGTCCACCCCTGCACCGCGGACCGGACCGCCGAGGTGATCGCCCAGGTGCTGCGGGAGCGCGGCGCCCGCCGGATCGGCGTACCGGCCGGGCTCGACGCGGGGTGGCTGGCGGCCTGGGACGGGGAGGTCCAGAGGGACTCCGCCGACATCCCGGCACCCACGCTCGGCGAGCTCGACGGCGTCGTCACGGCGTCCGCCGTCAGCTGCGCGGAGACCGGCACCATCTTCCTGGACGGCTCCGAGGACCAGGGGCGCCGCGCGCTCTCCCTCGTCCCCGACCTGCACGTCTGCGTCGTCGATCTCTCCGCGGTGGAGGTCGGGGTCCCGGAGGCGGTCGCGCGCCTGGTGCCCGAGCGGCCGACGACCCTGATCAGCGGGCCCTCGGCCACCTCGGACATCGAACTGGAGCGGGTCGAAGGGGTGCACGGCCCCCGGACGCTGGTGGTCGTCATCCGCACCGACGTCTGACACCCGCTCGCGAACGGCCGCTCGCGAACGGCCGCACGCGATCGGCCGCACGCGATCGGCCGCACGCGCCCGGCCGGGCGCGGCGGACGGGGGGAGCCGTCCGCCGCGCCCGGCCGTTCGCGGTCAGCGGGTGCCGTGCTCCACGGACACCGACGTCGGCGCCGACCCAGGCACCGTCGCGGAGGCGGCGGCCGATCCCGGGCCGAAGGCGATCCGGGTGACCGCGCCGTCCTCGGCCCAGGCCACCTCCACCGTGTCCCCGGAGCCGTCGGCGTCCGCGGCCACGTTCACCCCGCTCACCGCCGTACCGACGGGGGCCGGGTCCGCCTCGCCGGTCAGCGAGGCCAGGGCCACCAGGACCACCGTGCCCTCGGCGTCCGCGGCCAGCCGGGGCATGACCGCCCAGCGGGTGTACGCGGTGCCCTGCGGGGCGCGTACCTCCTCCTCGGACTCCCAGCCGTACAGCCCGTGCAGCAGGGAGCGCGGCGAGGCGCCGGGGGCCGTCGCCCATCCGGTCTGCTCGACGCGGGCACCCGCCGGGACGCCGAGCAGCCGGTGCACCCGGAGTTCGTAACGGCCCCGGACGAAGGTGACGCTCTCCACCCGCAGCCCAGGAACGGCCGGCGGCTGCCCGGGGAAGACCGGCATGTGCCAGGAGGCCGCCCAGCCCCAGCCGTCCCCGTGCCCGGCGCCCAGCGGGCGGATCCGGCGCCGGACGCTGCGCGCCCCGCCGACCCGGACGGAGAGATGGTTGTCCGCGACGTTCGCCGCCGACGAGGGACCGGTCGCCGTGGAGTACGCGAACCGCCCGTAGTGCGGGTCCGCCTCCGCGGCCGACTCGCCCTCGTGCGGCCGGACATGGTCGCTGCCGTGGTTGTGCAGCCGGACGATCCCGTCCGCCCGGGTCGACTGCACCAGCAGCCCCGGCGCCGGCACCGACAGCACCCGGTCCGGGCCCTCGCTCGGCGCGGCCTCCTCCGGCGCCGTCCACAGCGGGTGGTCCGCCGGAGCGAGCAGCGACACGAACGCCTTCGACGCCCAGTACGGCGACGCCGGACCCGAATAGTGCTGGAGCGTCGCCTCGTGCGGACCGTGCCACCCCAGGTTCAGCAGCCCGTCGTCACCGGTGGCGCCCCGCTCCAGGAAGTACCGCAGCGAACCGCTGACCAGCCGCCGGGAGGCGCCCGGGGAGAGCGGGGTGTGCCCGGAGACCGCGCCCATGCCGACCGCCGCGCCCGCCGCGAACCGGTAGGCGAGGGAGCGCCCGAAGTGCAGCGGCGCCCCGTCCGCGCCGAACATCAGCGAGAAGCTCTCCAGGTGCTCGCGCAGCCGCCCGCCGTAGTGGGCCAGCAGCTCCTGGTCGCCGGAGAGATGGGCGTCCAGCACCGGATAGAGGTGCAGTGCCCAGCCGTTGTAGTGGTCGAAGGCGCGCCCGTCGCCGTCGGCGTACCAGCCGTCGCCCCGGTACCACCCCTCCAGCAGGTCCAGCGCGCGGGCCCGTACCCGCGCGGTCCGGGCGTCGCCCCGGCCCACGGACTCCAGGAACCCGGCGACGGTGAAGGGGAAGAGGTACCAGTTGTTGGGTGCGGGGGTGTGCCGCAGCGCCCCGCGCAGCCACTCCTCGGCACGGTCCTGGACAGGGCCGTCGAGCCGGTCCCAGAGCCACGGGCGGGTCACCCGCAGACCGAGGGCGACGGACGCCGACTCCACCATGGGCTGACCGAAGACCGTGTGGTCGCGGATGAGCGGCCAGGACTCGGTGTCGTCGCGCCCGGGGGTGCGCGTACCGGCGGCGAGACCGTCCGCGTACCGGTCCAGCCAGCCGTGCGGGTCCTTGCCCTCGGCGCCCGCGACCCGGAACGCGGCGGCCAGGAAGGTGCGTGCGTACCCCTCCAGCCCGTCGGAGCGGACCCCGGAGCCCGAGGGGCGTCCGGGCAGGTCGAGCAGGGCCCGGCCGGGGGTGGCCCACCGCCAGGCGGCGTGCAGCAGACCGTCGGCGGCGGCCTCCCAGTGCGCCCGGGTGTAACCGGTGAGGGGGCTGAGCGCGCGGTCGTCGGCGGGGAGTACGAAGGGCATGGGGGCGGGGTCGGTGGTCATGCGAGGAAAGCCAGCCTTTCCGGTCGTACGGGATGGGCGAAACCGTCGCCCGCGGCCCAGCGCGCGACCTCACCGGTCGCCAGATCGGCCAGCCGCCGCCACTCGTTGCCCTGGGACCCGGCGAGATGCGGGGTGATCAGTACGTTCTCGCACTCCCACAGCGGGTGGTCGGCGGGCAGCGGCTCCGGGTCGGTGACGTCGACGACGGCCCGGATGCGTTCTTGGCGCAGGACGTCGGTGAGGGCGTCCTGGTCGACGACCGCACCGCGCGAGGTGTTGATCAGCGTGGCGTCCGGCCGCATCGAGGTGAGCAGTTCGCGGCTGACGAGCCCGCGCGTTCCGGCCAGCAGCGGGGTGTGGACGCTCACCACGTCGCTGCGGTCGAAGAGTTCGGCGAGCCCGGTCCCCTCGACGCCGAGCGACGCCGCCTCCTCGGCCGACACGTACGGATCGTGCAGCAGCACCCGCAGGTCGTAGGGGCGCAGCAGCTCGATCACCCGCCGGCCGATCAGCGAGGCGGACAGGATGCCCACGGTACGGCGGTAGTTGCCGACCTCGTCGGGGACCCGCAGCCAGTCGCCCCGGTCGCGGGCGACGCGGAACTCCCGGGCGCGCTCCAGCACCCGCTTGCCCGAGAGCAGGATCATGGCGACGGTGTACTCCGCCACCGGCAGCGCGTTGGCCGCGGCGGCCGAGGAGACCGCGATCCCGCGCGCCCAGCAGGCGTCAGTGACGAGGCCGCGCACCGAACCGGCCGTGTGGACGACGGCCCGCAGCTTCGGCGCCGCCGCGAGGACGTCCTCGTCGATCGGCGGGCAGCCCCAGCCGGTGACCAGGACCTCCGCGTCGGCCAGCGCCGCGCGGGCCCGGTCGGTGGTGAAGTCGTCGAGGGCGGGCGATGGCGCGAGGTCGCAGACCTCGCCGAGCGCGGCGAGCGCCTCCGGCGGAAGCACCGCCGCGGCCGTGTCCGCTTTCATGGCGAGCACGGCGCGCGGTCGGCGGGGTGTGCCCGGTGGGCTGATGGCAGCGGAACTGTGCATGTCTCTCCTGGTACGGGGCGGTCCGCGACGGCCGCCGGCACGGGGCGGGCCGGCGCGGCCGCCCCGTGGGAACGGCCGCGCCGACCGCGCTACTTCACAGCGCCCGCGGTGAGCCCCGACCGCCAGAAGCGCTGGAGC from the Streptomyces sp. NBC_01335 genome contains:
- a CDS encoding DUF2264 domain-containing protein; translated protein: MTTDPAPMPFVLPADDRALSPLTGYTRAHWEAAADGLLHAAWRWATPGRALLDLPGRPSGSGVRSDGLEGYARTFLAAAFRVAGAEGKDPHGWLDRYADGLAAGTRTPGRDDTESWPLIRDHTVFGQPMVESASVALGLRVTRPWLWDRLDGPVQDRAEEWLRGALRHTPAPNNWYLFPFTVAGFLESVGRGDARTARVRARALDLLEGWYRGDGWYADGDGRAFDHYNGWALHLYPVLDAHLSGDQELLAHYGGRLREHLESFSLMFGADGAPLHFGRSLAYRFAAGAAVGMGAVSGHTPLSPGASRRLVSGSLRYFLERGATGDDGLLNLGWHGPHEATLQHYSGPASPYWASKAFVSLLAPADHPLWTAPEEAAPSEGPDRVLSVPAPGLLVQSTRADGIVRLHNHGSDHVRPHEGESAAEADPHYGRFAYSTATGPSSAANVADNHLSVRVGGARSVRRRIRPLGAGHGDGWGWAASWHMPVFPGQPPAVPGLRVESVTFVRGRYELRVHRLLGVPAGARVEQTGWATAPGASPRSLLHGLYGWESEEEVRAPQGTAYTRWAVMPRLAADAEGTVVLVALASLTGEADPAPVGTAVSGVNVAADADGSGDTVEVAWAEDGAVTRIAFGPGSAAASATVPGSAPTSVSVEHGTR
- a CDS encoding hydroxyacid dehydrogenase; the protein is MHSSAAISPPGTPRRPRAVLAMKADTAAAVLPPEALAALGEVCDLAPSPALDDFTTDRARAALADAEVLVTGWGCPPIDEDVLAAAPKLRAVVHTAGSVRGLVTDACWARGIAVSSAAAANALPVAEYTVAMILLSGKRVLERAREFRVARDRGDWLRVPDEVGNYRRTVGILSASLIGRRVIELLRPYDLRVLLHDPYVSAEEAASLGVEGTGLAELFDRSDVVSVHTPLLAGTRGLVSRELLTSMRPDATLINTSRGAVVDQDALTDVLRQERIRAVVDVTDPEPLPADHPLWECENVLITPHLAGSQGNEWRRLADLATGEVARWAAGDGFAHPVRPERLAFLA